From one Amaranthus tricolor cultivar Red isolate AtriRed21 chromosome 17, ASM2621246v1, whole genome shotgun sequence genomic stretch:
- the LOC130803786 gene encoding uncharacterized mitochondrial protein AtMg00810-like, with protein MHQPLGFRDPAHPDYVCLLRKSLYGLKPASRAWYQRFADFVTTIGFRNNICDNSLFVYSHGSHLAYLLLYVDDIILTASSDSLRQFIMTKLSSEFAMKDLGPLSYALGIAVSRTSAGLFLSQRKYATEILEKADISDCKRAPTPVATTSKLSTDSGSPCDNPTLYRCLAGALQYLTFTRPDISYAVQQVCLFMHEPSVEHMAVLHRILRYVRGTIDHGLQLYKSLISSLWSYTDADWGGCRDTRRLTSDYCVFLGDNLVSWSSERQPTASKSNVEAEYHGVANVVFETCWIRNLLLELHCLIPTATLVYCDNVSAVYLFGNPVNHKRTKHIEMNIHFVREKFKRGDVRILHVPSHYQIADIFTKGLPKILFDDFRFSLSVRSLSVRKPLDSTVGVS; from the coding sequence ATGCATCAACCTTTGGGTTTTCGCGACCCTGCACACCCTGATTATGTTTGTCTTCTCCGAAAATCTTTGTATGGACTCAAACCGGCTTCCCGTGCTTGGTATCAAAGATTTGCTGACTTTGTTACCACTATTGGTTTTCGTAATAACATTTGTGATAATTCTTTATTTGTCTATTCACATGGGTCGCATCTTGCTTATCTCCTTctgtatgttgatgatattattctCACTGCTTCATCTGATTCTCTTCGTCAGTTTATCATGACTAAGCTGAGCTCAGAGTTTGCCATGAAGGACTTAGGTCCTCTTAGTTATGCTTTGGGTATTGCTGTTTCTCGCACTTCTGCAGGTCTTTTTCTCTCTCAACGTAAGTATGCCACTGAGATACTTGAGAAAGCCGATATATCTGATTGTAAACGTGCTCCCACTCCTGTTGCTACGACCAGCAAACTCAGCACTGACTCTGGTTCTCCTTGCGACAATCCTACCTTGTATCGTTGCTTAGCCGGTGCTTTACAGTATCTTACTTTCACTCGACCGGACATTTCGTATGCTGTTCAACAAGTCTGTCTCTTTATGCATGAGCCTAGCGTTGAACACATGGCTGTTCTCCATCGTATTCTTCGTTATGTTCGCGGTACTATTGATCATGGTTTGCAACTTTACAAGTCCTTGATTTCATCTCTTTGGTCTTATAcagatgctgattggggtggttGTCGTGATACTCGTCGCTTGACATCCGattattgtgtatttttggGTGACAACTTAGTCTCTTGGTCCTCTGAGCGTCAACCCACAGCTTCTAAGTCCAATGTTGAGGCTGAGTATCAtggtgttgctaatgttgtttTCGAAACCTGTTGGATTCGTAATTTACTTCTCGAGCTACATTGTCTTATTCCTACTGCTACTCTTGTGTATTGTGATAATGTTAGTGCAGTTTACCTTTTCGGCAACCCGGTTAATCATAAACGCACTAAACACATTGAGATGAATATTCATTTTGTTCGTGAAAAGTTCAAACGTGGTGATGTTCGGATTCTTCATGTACCTTCTCATTATCAAATTGCAGATATATTCACCAAAGGCCTTCCTAAAAttctttttgatgattttcgttTCAGTCTCAGCGTTCGCAGTCTTAGCGTTCGCAAGCCTCTCGATTCGACTGTGGGTGTGTCATAG